One window from the genome of Chaetodon trifascialis isolate fChaTrf1 chromosome 20, fChaTrf1.hap1, whole genome shotgun sequence encodes:
- the LOC139348983 gene encoding interleukin-31 receptor subunit alpha produces MAGCAAQLDVSDPKCSSYASHSHIFILVNCKPTDISLKYQHCGIHPDGVHDLDCFGKYSALKKTCVWKPGKHASEKTFTLIIQQQSKNYCKAHINITDISANIKLYENFNMTAEVFENVESENCTKAAFRGSPKSLLRCGPPSNVSFSRHSGRLDVNVGWQNVDQKVIKYYSVRYKPLGSLPWSESPVQSQNGATCTVENLNSSLVYAVQIQCVNNKKCTQCVWSEAYTVPAELTSQPVIVSFEDTDIAERKGRRRLSLTWKFPAKELHDGYDVSVGKASGEEPCERMSISQPQITLILSHSAYHLNISAVNNASTSPAVSQTIPQREDEPSTAAGKLNVTVHSNTSFTIYWEDILIKTYVCYSVEWAKKGHKAAYMSFYQNVNNHRTLSPLPEPLEPYTRYSITLHTRPNKDTCNMKHVNNSESTYGSVQFYFTEGSPVSAPTNINSYNVTQDSAALQWASIPEDDVRGFLRGYVIHYAVYDHRGPSTERNITVDPDLTNYKLTDLESGTAYKVQISGFTQAGAGVRSTASLFKTNPQGYSNISRVIAVFAVVFTVLIFGSPIIKRGKVILWPSIPNPGDSSAIQKIEGPFELELLESINTLKVEEWDTNSLQVVENQDVIPAGSSPSMPLLLHAAEDEEDSPEMTCSELQTDTKDVSPEVTTGTFSDIQRTDLHSSAFAFQSGYTTMEMFQQMMPQGVAANTAVTQESEPEEMDGLQLTAMKSGLHYVRQFSTSPILNNDDMSTIL; encoded by the exons ATGGCTGGCTGTGCAGCTCAGCTGGATGTTTCAGACCCAAAATGCTCGTCCTATGCGagccattcacacattttcatcctGG TGAACTGCAAGCCAACggacatttctctcaaatatcaGCACTGTGGGATTCACCCAG aTGGAGTCCATGATTTAGATTGTTTTGGTAAATATAGCGCACTTAAAAAAACCTGCGTGTGGAAACCTGGAAAGCACGCATCAGAAAAGACATTCACACTCATCATACAGCAACA GAGCAAAAACTATTGCAAAGCTCACATCAACATCACCGACATCTCTGCAAATATCAAATTATATGAAAACTTCAACATGACCGCAGAGGTTTTTGAAAACGTCGAGTCAGAAAACTGCACAAAAGCAGCTTTCAGAGGATCACCGAAGAGCTTGT TGCGATGTGGTCCTCCATCTAATGTGTCCTTCAGCCGCCACTCTGGAAGACTAGATGTGAATGTTGGATGGCAAAATGTGGACCAAAAGGTCATCAAGTATTACTCAGTGAGATATAAACCGCTGGGCAGCCTCCCGTGGAGTGAG TCACCTGTGCAGTCCCAGAATGGAGCGACGTGTACTGTGGAGAACCTGAACTCCTCACTGGTGTATGCTGTTCAGATACAGTGCGTCAACAACAAGAAATGCACACAGTGTGTATGGAGTGAAGCCTACACCGTCCCAGCAG AGCTCACATCGCAGCCCGTCATTGTCAGCTTTGAAGACACTGACATCGCCGAGAGAAAAGGCCGTCGGCGGCTCTCTTTAACCtggaag TTTCCTGCCAAAGAGCTGCATGACGGCTACGACGTGAGCGTCGGTAAAGCATCAGGAGAGGAGCCATGTGAGCGGATGAGCATCTCTCAGCCTCAGATCACACTCATTCTGTCCCATTCAGCTTATCATCTCAACATCAGCGCAGTCAACAACGCCAGCACGTCCCCAGCCGTGAGCCAGACAATACCACAGCGAGAAGACGAGCCCA GTACGGCCGCAGGGAAGCTGAACGTCACGGTTCACAGCAACACTTCTTTTACCATCTACTGGGAAGACATTCTGATTAAAACCTACGTCTGCTACTCTGTAGAGTGGGCGAAGAAGGGACATAAAGCAGCATATATGTCCTTTTATCAGAATGTGAACAACCACAGGACCTTGTCTCCTTTACCAG AGCCTCTGGAGCCTTATACGAGATACAGCATCACTCTGCACACACGACCGAACAAGGACACCTGCAATATGAAGCATGTCAACAACAGCGAGAGCACCTATGGGAGCGTGCAGTTCTATTTCACTGAAGGAT CTCCCGTCAGTGCTCCCACGAACATCAACAGCTACAACGTGACGCAGGATTCAGCGGCGCTGCAGTGGGCGTCCATCCCGGAGGACGACGTCAGAGGTTTCCTACGGGGTTACGTAATCCACTACGCGGTGTATGACCACAGGGGGCCGAGCACAGAGAGAA ATATTACGGTGGATCCAGATTTAACCAACTACAAACTGACGGATCTGGAAAGTGGGACAGCGTACAAAGTCCAGATATCCGGTTTCACTCAGGCGGGAGCAGGAGTACGAAGCACAGCAAGCCTCTTTAAAACAAACCCTCAAG GATATTCGAACATCAGCAGGGTCATCGCGGTCTTCGCAGTTGTTTTTACTGTGCTGATATTTGGATCTCCAATAATAAAAAG aggaaaagtcattcTGTGGCCGAGCATACCAAACCCTGGAGACAGCAGCGCAATACAGAAAATAGAAGGACCCTTTGAACTG GAACTACTGGAGTCCATCAACACCCTGAAGGTGGAGGAATGGGATACAAATAGTCTTCAGGTGGTTGAGAACCAAGATGTGATCCCTGCTGGTTCTTCACCATCAATGCCGCTGCTTCTTCATGCcgcagaggacgaggaggactcACCAGAAATGACTTGTTCCGAGCTCCAAACAGACACCAAGGATGTCTCACCTGAGGTTACCACTGGAACATTCTCAGACATCCAACGGACAGACCTCCACTCCTCTGCTTTTGCCTTTCAAAGTGGATATACGACAATGGAAATGTTTCAGCAGATGATGCCTCAGGGTGTGGCGGCGAATACGGCAGTTACTCAAGAAAGCGAACCCGAGGAGATGGACGGACTTCAGTTGACCGCGATGAAATCAGGACTGCACTACGTGAGGCAGTTCAGTACCAGTCCGATCTTGAACAACGATGACATGTCCACGATTTTGTGA